A genomic stretch from Halichoerus grypus chromosome 7, mHalGry1.hap1.1, whole genome shotgun sequence includes:
- the ZSWIM8 gene encoding zinc finger SWIM domain-containing protein 8 isoform X2, with protein MELMFAEWEDGERFSFEDSDRFEEDSLCSFISEAESLCQNWRGWRKQSAGPNSPTGGGGGGGSGGTRMRDGLVIPLVELSAKQVAFHIPFEVVEKVYPPVPEQLQLRIAFWSFPENEEDIRLYSCLANGSADEFQRGDQLFRMRAVKDPLQIGFHLSATVVPPQMVPPKGAYNVAVMFDRCRVTSCSCTCGAGAKWCTHVVALCLFRIHNASAVCLRAPVSESLSRLQRDQLQKFAQYLISELPQQILPTAQRLLDELLSSQSTAINTVCGAPDPTAGPSASDQSTWYLDESTLTDNIKKTLHKFCGPSPVVFSDVNSMYLSSTEPPAAAEWACLLRPLRGREPEGVWNLLSIVREMFKRRDSNAAPLLEILTDQCLTYEQITGWWYSVRTSASHSSASGHTGRSNGQSEVAAHACASMCDEMVTLWRLAVLDPALSPQRRRELCAQLRQWQLKVIENVKRGQHKKTLERLFPGFRPAVEACYFNWEEAYPLPGVTYSGTDRKLALCWARALPPRPGASRSGGLEESRERPRALPSEPAVRPKEPGAKRKGLGEGVPSSQRGPRRLSAEGGDKALHKMGPGGGKAKALGGAGSGGKGPAGGGSKRRLSSEDSSLEPDLAEMSLDDSSLALGAEASTFGGFPESPPPCPPPGGSRGPSTFLPEPPDTYEEDGGVYFSEGPEPPTASAGPRGLLPGEVCTRDDLPSTDESGNGLPKTKEAATVVGEEDDDYQAYYLNAQDGAGGEEEKAEGGAGEEHDLFAGLKPLEQESRMEVLFACAEALHAHGYSSEASRLTVELAQDLLANPPDLKGKKNKVSTSRQTWVATNTLTKAAFLLTVLSERPEHHNLAFRVGMFALELQRPPASTKALEVKLAYQESEVAALLKKIPLGPSEMSTMRCRAEELREGTLCDYRPVLPLMLASFIFDVLCAPVVSPTGSRPPSRNWNNEMPGDEELGFEAAVAALGMKTTVSEAEHPLLCEGTRREKGDLALALMITYKDDQAKLKKILDKLLDRESQTHKPQTLSSFYSSSRPATASQRSPSKHGGPSAPGALQPLTSGSAGPAQPGSVAGAGPGPTEGFTEKNVPESSPHSPCEGLPSEAALTPRPEGKVPSRLALGSRGGYNGRGWGSPGRPKKKHTGMASIDSSAPETTSDSSPTLSRRPLRGGWAPTSWGRGQDSDSISSSSSDSLGSSSSSGSRRASASGGARAKTVEVGRYKGRRPESHAPHVPNQPSEAAAHFYFELAKTVLIKAGGNSSTSIFTHPSSSGGHQGPHRNLHLCAFEIGLYALGLHNFVSPNWLSRTYSSHVSWITGQAMEIGSAALTILVECWDGHLTPPEVASLADRASRARDSNMVRAAAELALSCLPHAHALNPNEIQRALVQCKEQDNLMLEKACMAVEEAAKGGGVYPEVLFEVAHQWFWLYEQTAGGSSTAREGATSCSAGGIRAAGEAGRGLPEGRGGPGAEPVTVAAAAVTAAATVVPVISVGSSLYPGPGLGHGHSPGLHPYTALQPHLPCSPQYLTHPAHPAHPMPHMPRPAVFPVPSSAYPQGVHPAFLGAQYPYSVTPPSLAATAVSFPVPSMAPITVHPYHTEPGLPLPTSVACELWGQGTVSSVHPASTFPAIQGASLPALTTQPSPLVSGGFPPPEEETHSQPVNPHSLHHLHAAYRVGMLALEMLGRRAHNDHPNNFSRSPPYTDDVKWLLGLAAKLGDRHGDAAAAEPCSCPQPPACPGLPPTGAALPAGIHAVHPPPLDSPDPCRLRRLCECDPQCPQRLLPDTHGHDAVQRHPAEPQAQQTDQGAVAAGLTRDDHLLPMSLAPLGSYTGTQACGYGGPSHRGSESWLDRSSPLSSLVAQTGSCSWAVAWGQDVSDPRDLGLGETALSGRGHWVASGIYLAFINI; from the exons TTCGAAGATTCGGACCGCTTTGAGGAGGATTCGCTCTGTTCCTTCATCTCCGAGGCCGAGAGCCTCTGCCAGAACTGGCGGGGATGGCGCAAACAGTCCGCGGGGCCCAATTCCCCCACTGGCGGCGGTGGCGGAGGTGGCAGTGGCGGTACCAGAATGCGAG ATGGACTGGTGATCCCATTGGTGGAGCTATCAGCAAAGCAGGTGGCATTTCATATCCCATTTGAAGTGGTGGAGAAAGTTTATCCCCCAGTGCCTGAGCAGCTACAGCTCCGAATTGCTTTTTGGAGCTTCCCTGAGAATGAAGAGGATATCCG gcTGTATTCGTGCCTCGCCAACGGCAGTGCAGATGAGTTTCAGCGAGGGGATCAGCTGTTCCGCATGAGGGCTGTGAAGGACCCACTGCAGATAG GGTTCCACCTGAGTGCTACAGTGGTGCCACCTCAGATGGTCCCCCCCAAAGGGGCCTACAACGTGGCTGTGATGTTTGACCGCTGTCGGGTCACTTCCTGCAGCTGCACCTGTGGGGCTGGGGCCAAATGGTGCACTCACGTCGTGGCACTCTGTCTCTTCCGCATCCACAAC GCTTCTGCAGTCTGCCTGCGTGCCCCAGTCTCAGAATCCCTGTCTCGGCTGCAGAGGGACCAGCTGCAGAAGTTTGCTCAGTACCTCATCAGTGAGCTCCCTCAGCAG ATCCTCCCCACAGCCCAGCGTCTTCTGGATGAACTCCTCTCTTCCCAGTCAACAGCCATCAATACGGTGTGTGGGGCCCCCG ACCCCACAGCAGGGCCCTCTGCCTCTGACCAGAGTACCTGGTATTTGGATGAATCGACACTCACCGACAACATCAAGAAGACACTGCACAAGTTCTGTGGACCCTCGCCTGTGGTCTTCAG TGACGTGAACTCCATGTACCTGTCTTCCACGGAGCCTCCAGCTGCTGCTGAATGGGCATGTCTGCTGCGCCCTCTGAGGGGCCGCGAGCCAGAGGGTGTCTGGAACCTGCTTAGCATTGTGCGGGAGATGTTCAAACGGAGGGACAGCAATGCTGCCCCCTTGTTGGAAATCCTCACCGACCAGTGCCTCACCTATGAGCAG ATAACAGGTTGGTGGTACAGCGTGCGCACGTCCGCCTCTCACAGCAGTGCCAGTGGGCACACGGGCCGTAGCAACGGGCAGTCCGAGGTGGCAGCCCACGCGTGTGCCAGCATGTGTGACGAGATGGTCACGCTGTGGAGGCTGGCTGTTTTGGACCCTGCACTCAGCCCCCAGCG CCGCCGGGAACTGTGTGCGCAGCTACGCCAGTGGCAGCTAAAGGTGATTGAGAATGTGAAGCGGGGACAACACAAAAAGACCCTGGAGCGGCTCTTCCCCGGCTTCCGGCCGGCGGTGGAGGCCTGCTACTTCAACTGGGAAGAGGCCTACCCGCTTCCCGGTGTCACCTACAGCGGCACTGACCGGAAGCTGGCGCTGTGCTGGGCCCGGGCCCTGCCGCCTCGGCCCGGCGCCTCCCGATCTGGGGGCCTGGAGGAATCCCGGGAGCGGCCCCGAGCTCTTCCTTCTGAGCCCGCTGTGCGGCCCAAGGAGCCTGGGGCCAAGCGCAAGGGATTGGGTGAGGGGGTCCCCTCGTCGCAGCGGGGGCCCCGCCGCCTCTCTGCTGAGGGGGGAGATAAGGCTCTGCATAAGATGGGTCCAGGTGGGGGCAAAGCCAaggccctgggtggggctggCAGTGGGGGCAAGGGCCCAGCAGGCGGTGGGAGCAAGCGGCGGCTGAGCAGTGAAGACAGCTCCCTGGAGCCAGACCTGGCCGAGATGAGCCTGGATGACAGCAGCCTGGCCCTGGGTGCAGAGGCCAGCACCTTTGGTGGATTCCCTGAGAGCCCgccaccctgccctcctcccGGTGGCTCCCGAGGTCCTTCCACCTTCCTTCCTGAACCCCCAGATACTTACGAAGAAGATGGTGGTGTGTACTTCTCAGAAGGGCCCGAGCCTCCCACAGCCTCTGCGGGCCCCCGTGGCCTATTGCCTGGGGAGGTCTGTACCCGGGACGACCTCCCTTCCACAGATGAGAGTGGCAATGGGCTCCCCAAAACCAAAGAGGCAGCCACTGTAGTCGGAGAGGAGGATGATGACTACCAGGCATATTATCTGAATGCCCAGGATGGGGCTGGGGGCGAGGAAGAGAAGGCCGAGGGCGGGGCCGGGGAGGAGCACGACCTGTTTGCCGGGCTGAAGCCGCTGGAACAGGAGAGCCGCATGGAG GTACTGTTTGCCTGTGCTGAGGCCCTGCACGCGCACGGCTACAGCAGTGAGGCCTCCCGTCTCACCGTGGAGCTTGCCCAGGACCTGCTAGCCAACCCACCCGACCTCAAG GGCAAGAAGAACAAGGTATCTACGAGCCGTCAGACCTGGGTGGCTACCAACACCCTGACCAAGGCAGCCTTCCTGTTGACAGTGCTAAGTGAGCGTCCAGAGCACCACAACCTGGCCTTCCGAGTTGGCATGTTTGCCTTGGAGCTACAGCGGCCCCCAGCTTCTACCAAGGCCTTGGAG GTGAAGCTGGCCTACCAGGAGTCTGAGGTGGCTGCCCTGCTCAAGAAGATTCCTCTGGGTCCGAGTGAGATGAGTACCATGCGGTGCCGGGCAGAGGAGCTTCGGGAGGGGACGCTCTGTGACTATCGGCCCGTTTTGCCTCTCATGTTGGCCAGTTTCATCTTTGACGTTCTCTGTGCTCCAG TGGTTTCTCCCACGGGTTCCCGGCCTCCGAGTCGTAACTGGAACAACGAGATGCCTGGGGAcgaggagctgggatttgaagcaGCAGTTGCTGCCTTAG GTATGAAGACAACAGTGAGTGAGGCAGAGCATCCCCTCCTGTGTGAAGGCACACGTCGGGAGAAGGGTGACCTGGCACTAGCACTAATGATCACTTACAAGGATGACCAAGCCAAGCTCAAAAAG ATCTTAGACAAACTGTTGGACCGAGAGAGCCAGACGCATAAGCCCCAGACACTGAGTTCGTTCTACTCCTCCAGCCGCCCAGCCACAGCCAGCCAGAGGTCTCCCTCAAAGCATGGGGGCCCATCTGCCCCAGGGGCCCTGCAACCACTGACCTCGGGCTCTGCAGGGCCTGCTCAGCCAGGGAGTGTggcaggggctgggccaggccccaCTGAGGGCTTCACAGAGAAGAATGTGCCTG AAAGTTCCCCACATTCTCCCTGTGAGGGTCTCCCATCTGAGGCAGCTTTGACCCCAAGGCCAGAAGGGAAGGTTCCCAGCCGCCTGGCACTTGGCAGTCGTGGAGGCTACAATGGACGGGGCTGGGGCTCCCCAGGGCGGCCTAAGAAGAAACACACAG GCATGGCCAGCATTGACAGCAGTGCCCCTGAAACCACGTCGGATAGCTCCCCCACCTTAAGCCGGAGGCCACTTCGAGGGGGCTGGGCCCCTACCTCCTGGGGCCGAGGACAGGACAGTGACAGCATTAGCAGCTCTTCTTCGGACTCTCTCGGCTCGTCGTCGTCCAGTGGAAGTCGCCGGGCCAGTGCCAGTGGAGGGGCCCGGGCGAAGACCGTTGAAGTTGGCAG GTACAAGGGCCGCCGTCCCGAGAGTCATGCCCCCCATGTACCCAATCAGCCATCAGAGGCAGCTGCACACTTCTACTTCGAGTTGGCGAAGACGGTGCTGATCAAGGCAGGGGGCAACAGCAGCACTTCCATTTTCACACATCCATCTTCCTCAGGGGGCCACCAGGGTCCTCACCGCAACCTGCATCTTTGCGCCTTCGAGATTGGGCTTTATGCCCTTGGCCTGCACAACTTTGTTTCTCCCAACTGGCTCTCACGTACTTATTCTTCCCACGTTTCCTGGATTACAG GCCAGGCAATGGAGATTGGCAGTGCAGCTCTGACTATACTGGTAGAATGCTGGGATGGACACCTGACACCCCCTGAGGTTGCATCCCTGGCTGACAGGGCGTCACGGGCACGAGACTCCAATATGGTGAGGGCAGCAGCGGAGCTAGCCCTAAGCTGCCTGCCTCATGCCCATGCGTTGAACCCCAATGAGATCCAGCGGGCCCTGGTGCAGTGCAAGGAGCAG gaTAACCTGATGCTGGAGAAGGCCTGCATGGCGGTGGAAGAGGCGGCTAAGGGTGGGGGTGTATACCCCGAAGTGTTGTTTGAGGTTGCTCACCAGTGGTTCTGGCTCTATGAGCAGACAGCAGGTGGCTCATCCACAGCCCGTGAAGGGGCTACAAGCTGTAGTGCCGGTGGGATCAGGGCAGCTGGGGAGGCTGGGCGGGGGCTGCCTGAGGGCAGGGGGGGCCCAGGGGCTGAGCCGGTTACAGTGGCAGCGGCAGCAGTGACAGCAGCAGCCACAGTGGTGCCAGTCATCTCAGTGGGGTCCAGTTTATACCCAGGTCCAGGACTGGGGCATGGTCATTCCCCTGGCCTGCACCCCTACACTGCTCTACAGCCCCACCTGCCCTGCAGCCCTCAGTACctcacccacccagctcaccctGCCCACCCAATGCCTCATATGCCCCGGCCTGCCGTCTTCCCTGTGCCCAGCTCTGCATACCCACAG GGTGTGCATCCTGCCTTCTTGGGGGCTCAGTACCCTTACTCAGTGACTCCCCCCTCACTTGCTGCCACTGCTGTGTCTTTCCCCGTCCCTTCCATGGCACCCATCACAGTACATCCCTACCACACAGAGCCAGGGCTCCCACTGCCCACCAGTGTGGCCTGTGAGTTGTGGGGACAGGGAACAG tgAGCAGTGTCCATCCAGCATCCACGTTTCCAGCCATCCAGGGTGCCTCGTTGCCGGCCCTGACTACACAGCCCAGCCCTCTGGTGAGCGGGGGGTTTCCACCACCCGAGGAGGAGACACACAGTCAGCCTGTCAACCCACACAGCCTACACCACCTGCACGCTGCCTACCGTGTTG GAATGCTGGCACTGGAGATGCTGGGTCGCCGAGCACACAATGATCACCCCAACaacttctcccgctcccccccctACACTGATGATGTCAAATGGTTGCTGGGGCTGGCAGCAAAGCTGG GAGATCGTCATGGAGACGCTGCAGCGGCTGAGCCCTGCTCATGCCCACAACCACCTGCGTGCCCCGGCCTTCCACCAACTGGTGCAGCGCTGCCAGCAGGCATACATGCAG TACATCCACCACCGCTTGATTCACCTGACCCCTGCCGACTACGACGACTTTGTGAATGCGATCCGCAGTGCCCGCAGCGCCTTCTGCCTGACACCCATGGGCATGATGCAGTTCAACGACATCCTGCAGAACCTCAAGCGCAGCAAACAGACCAAGGAGCTGTGGCAGCGGGTCTCACTCGAGATGACCACCTTCTCCCCATGAGTCTGGCCCCTCTAGGGTCCTATACAGGGACACAGGCCTGTGGCTATGGGGGCCCCTCACACAGAGGGAGTGAATCTTGGCTGGACAGATCATCCCCACTCAGTTCTCTGGTAGCCCAGACTGGCAGCTGCTCTTGGGCCGTAGCTTGGGGCCAAGATGTCTCAGACCCTAGAGACCTAGGGTTGGGGGAGACAGCCCTGTCTGGGAGGGGGCATTGGGTGGCCTCTGGTATTTATTtggcatttataaatatataa